One window of Vanessa atalanta chromosome 9, ilVanAtal1.2, whole genome shotgun sequence genomic DNA carries:
- the LOC125066208 gene encoding J domain-containing protein, with the protein MRNTYYIPSRFYIPETGTANRYFYIDKYSSVYIGVLFGRVVKMTGVDEILNYQRSLDDDFYGLLGCDENSSIEQITAEYKVLALQYHPDKNDGDKEAETKFLKLKEAKETLCDPSKRALYDKWRQSGISMGYKQWLGMKEHIQQSMHWSKPNTKDRMLEDESGRSSGPSSLGPSNAAARRASEGGAALWGRWGGGNQEPPSEVISKFRNYEI; encoded by the exons ATGCGCAATACATACTATATACCTAGTAGGTTCTATATACCTGAAACAGGTACTGCAAATCGTTACTTCTACATTGACAAATATTCGTCAGTATACATTGGGGTTTTGTTTGGGAGGGTCGTGAAAATGACCGGAGTGGATGAAATACTAAATTATCAAAGAAGCCTCGATGATGATTTCTACGGATTGCTCGGATGTGATGAAAATTCATca ATTGAACAAATAACTGCTGAGTACAAAGTGTTGGCTTTGCAATACCATCCTGACAAAAACGACGGCGACAAAGAGGCAGAGACGAAGTTCCTAAAACTAAag gaagCCAAAGAAACGCTTTGTGATCCATCTAAGCGTGCTCTGTATGACAAATGGAGACAGAGTGGCATTTCAATGGGCTATAAACAGTGGCTCGGTATGAAGGAACACATTCAGCAGTCCATGCATTGGTCCAAGCCCAATACAAAAGACCGCATGCTAGAGGATGAGTCAGGACGTTCTTCGGGACCTTCCAGCTTGGGACCCAGCAATGCAGCTGCTCGGCGAGCTTCTGAGGGTGGTGCTGCTCTGTGGGGACGTTGGGGTGGTGGCAATCAAGAGCCTCCATCTGAAGTCATCTCAAAATTCCGTAACTATGAGATTTAA